The Methanosphaera sp. WGK6 genomic sequence TTGGATACTTCTTCTTTAGCTTCTGATACTAAATCTGCGATATCATCTGAACTAGCATTTGTATTATTTACAATTTGACTTTCAGTATAAATTTCGTTATTTGCAGCATCTTTTAATTCATCTGGAATTTCAGTACCTGTCGCTGTTTCATATGATTTCATCACACCACTAAGGGCTGACTCACCTGTAGCGGGTGTTGGGGAAGTAACAATAACATGACCTTTAGTTATACCTGCAGAATTTAATGCAGATTTATACATATTTTCAGTAACTGTTGTTATTTTAGAAGTATCCACATCAACGGTAATGTCATTGTTGTTATTTAAATCAACCATAGCACAGGATAGTATTTGATTTGAATTATATGTTCTATTACTGATATCTCCCGAAATTTTATTAACATCATTAGCTGTTATTATTGTTTGATTTGCATTATTTAATTTTATATTTCCATTATTTTCAAAATATTCATCTACAATTTCTTTATAATTTTGATTATTATAAGTTGTTTCTCCATAGGTAACTGCAATAGCTGTTGTACTATTACTTTGAGTTATTGAACCTACAGGTACAAATAAACCACCGACAATAATAATTAAAATTATTGCACCAGCAACTTTGCCCCACATTTTTTCACCTCTATATAATAATTCATGTTCTAGTTATTATACTTTCCTGGTTTTTTATCACCTAGAAGTAAAACTCTACTTTTTTCTACTTCATCAATTATGTCAAAACTGGTTTTATCAGCAATATCTTGTGCAAATTGTTGGATATCTATAGTTTTAGGCATATTTTCCCATTCTAATCTATTTCTTGAGTCACCTACAAACATATATGCTTTGATTTCAACATAATCAATATCACTATTTTCAATAATTTTTGCATATTCTTCTGTATGTATCATGTTTAAGTCTTTTACTGATGTAATTCTAAGCACTTTTCTAGTATCAAGAGTGGATAATAAGTCTATACTTTCTTGTAATTTTTCCCAACCATTGTTTACTTGGGGTTTACATACTTTTTTATATACTTCTTTATTAGGTGCATCTAATGATAAGTATAGTTGTGTAGGTTCATGTTCTTGAAGAGCTTTTAATTTTTCAGGACTTTCACCATTACTAACAAGAAATGTTGTGAAGTCTTGTTTATGAAATTCTTCAATCAATTGATTAATTTCAGGATATAATAGAGGCTCACCTGCAAGACTTAGTGCAGCATTATTAGGTTTTACACATTCTTCTAATTTTTTAGGATTTGCTTTTTCATTTCCAAAAAAGCCACATAATAAGTTTGCTTGATTTTTAATACAATCTTCAATTATTGTCTTTGGGTCATCATAATCATCAGTATCCCATGATGTTTTTGTTATTTCAGTATCTCTCCAACAGAATAAACATTTATGTTGGCAATAAGGGATAGATGGTGACATTTGTAAACATCTATGGCTCTTTATACCATAAAATTGTTCTTTGTAACAAGTACCTTCATCAACTATACTTTTTCTAGTCCAGTGACATATCTTATTTGCAGCATGTACTTTTTCTCCTGCAAATCTATATCCTTTTTTTTCTA encodes the following:
- a CDS encoding DUF1002 domain-containing protein, with the protein product MWGKVAGAIILIIIVGGLFVPVGSITQSNSTTAIAVTYGETTYNNQNYKEIVDEYFENNGNIKLNNANQTIITANDVNKISGDISNRTYNSNQILSCAMVDLNNNNDITVDVDTSKITTVTENMYKSALNSAGITKGHVIVTSPTPATGESALSGVMKSYETATGTEIPDELKDAANNEIYTESQIVNNTNASSDDIADLVSEAKEEVSKQNTTDSQTIITIINNIASNNNINISDNDANNLADSISQSQSVQDQALDYKQQVSEYMDSNSAQSLFSQIWNMIEDFLNRTNSSSN
- the twy1 gene encoding 4-demethylwyosine synthase TYW1 is translated as MLISETKQKDLEKKGYRFAGEKVHAANKICHWTRKSIVDEGTCYKEQFYGIKSHRCLQMSPSIPYCQHKCLFCWRDTEITKTSWDTDDYDDPKTIIEDCIKNQANLLCGFFGNEKANPKKLEECVKPNNAALSLAGEPLLYPEINQLIEEFHKQDFTTFLVSNGESPEKLKALQEHEPTQLYLSLDAPNKEVYKKVCKPQVNNGWEKLQESIDLLSTLDTRKVLRITSVKDLNMIHTEEYAKIIENSDIDYVEIKAYMFVGDSRNRLEWENMPKTIDIQQFAQDIADKTSFDIIDEVEKSRVLLLGDKKPGKYNN